Part of the Nicotiana sylvestris chromosome 2, ASM39365v2, whole genome shotgun sequence genome, TAGCACACTCACATGTAAGAATAGTAAATAAGTTGAAATTTTATAGGTGATTAATTAGTGGAAAAACAATAAAAACTAGGGATTTAGTCATGTTCATAGTTGACTCCTAATTAGACCCAATATAAAAAGGTCCAAGTATTTATCTGCAAGTtagttcttaattttatttccgTGTATTACGATGAATAAAATATTTCTCAACTAAATTCAGTAAAATcgtcaaaaaaaaaatacatttacTTAACAATTGCAGAAATATGCTGCTTGTTTTACAAAATTAGACATTTTGCGTTCTACAGTACGTGCTATACTTGATCAACCAATCAATAATAGACATCAACTGTTCAACATGATGAGAGAATACGTATTCTCAGAaataatacaaaaagaaaaatacatgcCTACTTTATTCTCGTAATAATCGCATAATTAGAAGACATGGGTATACCTAATTTCAATGTAATTTTTCAATCTCAACAGAAATGGAAAAATATGCTAGTGTACTATACTGTACTCAACAAGTTTCCGTAATGTTAATGAAATGAAAATATAGTACTAGTACTACTCAGTAAACAGCTAGCTAACTCTCAGAATAATTGATCCACCATTGCAAAACGTAACTCTCCCTCTATTTTTACAAGATTTTGCCGTTTACACAGTATATTCTCAAGAAGATACAGTAGCAAGAAAATTAACCTGTAAATATATGGACATGTCGACGTTTAAGAAACTCGGCTTAAGTAATAATGGGATAAAAATCATCTTCAAATCTTTCACTGTGATGATCAAGAAACTCATCATTTTCAAGTGACTTTTCCTCtatatattcttcttcaagaaagCATTAAAATGCAGagtacgtgtatatatatatatatatatttatataaaccCTAAAGAGAGATGTTTAGGGTACTTTAGGAGTGGAAAGATCACAGAAAAAGGTGACGGAATTGGGATAGGTATTATGACAAGGGGAATTTCCAGAAGGAGGCACAAAACCTTTAGGAAGCATAGCTGAAAAGCTTCTGCTGGAATAATATTCTGAATTTTTATTGTCTCTTTTCCTCTTCATGTTTAGTCTcgccttcttctttttcttccgtTTATCCTTAGTACTTAACTGTAGCCCTTCTCCTTCTCCTGCTTGTTTTTTCAAGAAGTTAAATGGTTCTGAATTCTTGATATGATCATACTGATCATATGGAGATGGAGCTTTATTATTATCTGATAGTGATGACCCAAGATTCCTGGGTTGGAATttgtttgaagaagaagaagaagaagaagaagaagaggaagagaggAGAAAGAAGGAAAGGAGGAGAAGGGTGATCAAAAGATTCTTGAGATTACCCATAAAGATTTTGAAGTGAAgttgtagtagtagtagtagtaatggTTTGTTTTTCTCTACTGCGTTTGGAAATGGTGATGAAACGAGAGAATCAAAGAGGGGATTATATTGTTGGAGTTTGGAGTATTAATCCTTTTGTGGGATAGTATTAGTTTTAGGGAATAGGGAAGAATAGACTTCTAGTGGAGATTATATTATGGGAAAGAATACACAGTTCACAATTCTTGCCTCGTGGTAATGTTAACATTCCGTGGAACATTCATGCAATTAGATCCGAAATGTAAGACTTCAGATTTACATAACCAATGATTTTCAACTCCCTCCCACCTACccctccttttcttttatttcctccccttaatttcaaaaacatttttctttaatttttctagTGACGTGGGTCGTTAAGTTTTTTATTGGTGAAATCTCTTTCGCTTAGCTATCTGATATTTAAGTCTTATTGATCCGACTAATTCATATTCGGGTCGTATGGGGtccattaaaaaaaatattccttatctagaatttctccATTTTTAAAGCTTGAATCTGAAATCTCTAAAATCTCTAAGTAAGACAGAGGGAATTTATTGATGAAGAAAGGGTTAAAACCATAAAGTAATTATTGGACGGTGAGTATATGACACAGGAACTTTTCCTATGTGCACTGTTTTACGTAGTAAACTCGCTTAACTTGTGCTTCTCGATGCAGCTGACCTTTTATTAAAATGTTGTAGGCCTAAAATACTGGATATAATACCTGTGTTTTTCAGATATATCTGGCTTTTCACTCTGGTTTGcatcttcttttctctcttgaaCTTCTTATTACATACTCAATGATCTTCTATTATTTCACTCGTAGCAAATATTGGATATATATTTTGATAGCGAAAGAGGATTTTCTACTCAAAATCTGAATAATTATTCATTACTTATTACATAGTAGAGTTAGTATTAGCTCTCCTCTCATCATTCATCGGAAGAAAACACACAGATTTTTTGTTTTAACTATAGCAAAAGCATAAATGGGTCTCACGCCCTCATTGCACGAAAGTCAAAAGTATGTGTCCTAGGACTTGCAATTACTCGCCCATGCTAGAATTAATTTGATGGAGTACCCCTTGATTTACTCTACCTATAACTTGCAGAGCTAGAAATGTATTCTTGAGCATTACTAGCCAAAATACTAGATGTTAGGATTGCATTTGATTGAAGGAACTAAATGAAAACTAGGAGAATTGTAGACTGTTTCCGGTAATAACTTATCCGTACCAAATGTTTACCCCAAATTAAATTAACCTATCATGGTTAAGTAATTTCATATAATATGAATATATATACTAATTAACCATGAAAAGCCAACAATATGTATATACAAACACATGTTTACATATTTTGTTGATTTAGTATAAACACCCGATGTGAAGAGTTTTATCGCCTTTCCTTTTGGCAATCAAGGCATGTTAGGAGAAAGGTTTACCATATACATTTATGTTACAATAAGAAACTTCCTCTCACTTTCCTGACGAGGGGCAGCAAAACCAACCACAAAAACAAAGGGATATGAAAGCAAAAAGAGACCAAAGAGGAAGCATATTAAAAACAGAAATGGAAACCCAAATATGCATTTCTATAAACGATCATCAGAAAAGATCGTTTATGTTCTTCAGGATGTAAAAACCAATCCCACTTCATAAGCAACAAGGGATGGACCAAAAAACTCTTAAATCCTTGAGCAAATAATGTAATGAACATACAGAAAACACTGTCTCAATCAATCTCCAGCCCTGGAAGAAGGGAAAATACAATAAAAGAACTCCAGGTGAGCATTATAGCATTCTTTCTTATAGGCGGCTGATAACCTCTTCCACCTCAGATGGTGAGTACAGATGGTAAGTTGGAGATATCCTTGCAATATCAACATTATTGGGAGTCACCTGCATCAAACAGTTGGAGCTTTTCAGCAAATACAGAAACCAagaataaaatcatgaaaataagaaaatcacGAAGCTTACCTTCTCTTCCATCACTTGCTTAAGAATACACAGGGCTATGGTTTCAGCCTCTTTAAGGGTAAGGTCCTGCAGAAAAAGCAGATAATGGACTTTAGATCAGATTTGAGAAGCATATGAAAGCTAAACACTAGCGTTTCTGTTCCAGGAGTAGCCACCTGCCACCTACAATTAGGATTTTTGAGTAGAAGGTTAATGATTTTATACATTTCTCTATCAGAGGAAGAGAAGAGAGTGTGGCTTAGGAGTTGAAGGTGGTTGATAGCATCAAACAACCTCACGCTGCTGCATACTGGACCAAAATTATTAAGATGGGAAATGAGATTTCTTGAATGTTCAGTTCTACACATCTATTTTCAGACACGGAAGGATAGTGTGCTTGTTTGGAAGCGTACAAGTGGGCGAGCCCATCACCATCCCAACTAGCTACTCGACCTAATAAGGTCATCCAGTTTGAACCTGAGATATTTAGGGGGGaaataaagaaaatcacaaaaaccCTCTACTTCTCGGGCTTCCACGGAAGATACTTCATGTATGAGGAACTCATGAAAGTCTCTAAGCGCTCAAGCATCCAATCAATTTAAACGAGGATGAATGAAAAAAAGAATAGGACCAGTTATTCCTACACGTTCCATTGCTAACTCCTAAATGTTCCATTAGTAGCGTTCTATTCAACCTCAAGCTGCTGCAGACTGGACCAAAATTATGACGATAGGGCATGATTTCACTAGAAAAATAGGAAATTTAGGTACCTTGTTATATTGCTCCTGCAAAGAACTGTCAGCACCTTCAGAACCTGACCCAATAGCTTTAGCATTGCATTGCCAGAACGTACCAGAAGGATCAGTGTAGTACCTGCACATAAAATTGGTCTATATTCAGTATCTAGAAATTATGTCCATTGGTACCCACAACCAGGGTTTAGGAAGTAATGGCAGCCGAGTACTTGGATAAACTATGTACTGTTAATAGTATGTTTATGAAATTCTGAATCCCATTCTCTTAGGAAAAAAAATATAGTCAGATGTCGGATTTTAGCAGTTCATACCACAAAAGCCCAATTTATCATGGCTAGTTGGTAACATCATTTCCAAGAATGTGATTTGTTGACTTCTTGAGTACTTAATATTCAATTAAAATTCAAGAACTTTTCAACTAATTGAGATAGAATTCATTTTACATTAAAACCCCTCAATATCTATTGAAAATGTTTCTATAATTAAACAAGTGATGTTCATACTATATTAAGATGATTTGTATGCATGCTATAGTGACTTGATGAGATTTTAGAGAACACGAGCAAATAAGGGAGAAGGAGTTTTGAGCCATTATAGGTGCAGGCATATGACTTTTCCCATCCAAAAGTTGACATTGTCATGACGAGGTCTCATATTTGCTCGTAAATGTTAAAGTTAAGGTATTACATGCACAACTAAAAAAAAAGTAAGACAGAACGTAGGACCCCTAAAAATGAGGCACCAAAAATGCAATTTTGCCTATTAAGTAATAAGCATGAGGCTTAATTGTCATAGCAAATTAAGTGAATTTTATTAACTTCATGGACATTGTAACTTGTAAGTCCACGAGATTAAGCATTAATGCATCTGAGATGTGATAGAACTGCTGGTTTAAATATTGTATTGTTTCTCGAAATCCAGTCCAACTTAGACAAAGTCAAAGCAGACATATTCAAAAGCAAATTTGGGAAAAGAAGGAAGTTTCTGAAAGATGATATCCTGGCAACTCTATCAGATTTCAATTCAATACCAAAAGAGAGAAGAAATATAGTAAACAAAATATCATAGTTTCCCATACTATCCAAGAGAGGCAAAGACTTACAAGCTAGGACCATTCTCATCATGACCAGCAATGAGAAGGGATACACCAAAAGGTCTGGACTGCATAAAACAAACGAGATAGACCGTTAACACATAAAGGTGGGAAATCTGAATTTAGAGTACTCAAAAGATAACAATAACAGAAGCTTGTCTATTCCTGCTGATGTGTAAGTCATTTATAAAACCTATGGAAGACTGTCTATTTCTGCCGATAAGCTTTTTCAACAGCACTAAGATTCACCAGACATCCAATTTTTCAGAATGTATTATGAAATAAAAAGGGAACGAAGAAACTAGATAAAGTCATTAGAGAAAATGCACGCAGCAGAATAAAATTAGAATTAACCAGGTAACTTCAATCAGATTAATTCATACTCAACCATTATAACTTATCCATAAATAAGATAATCAGTTAACAAAATAATTACATCATAAACAACCCTTTTGCCGCTTTTCACCCCTTTCCCTTCTTTTTCCATGATAACAAACGGGCTAAGTTCCAAAAATAAATCAATGCCAGCCGCTCTTACCTCCCTGTAACAAAAAGTTCGTCTTAGAGTGAGCTTATCTTCGTCCAGCCTACACTATGTAGAACCAAATTAAACAGCTATTTTACACCATTTTAACTTCATGAATTCTTTACAGGCAAAGTTTATTAGTATCTTGCATCCTTTTTCCTTAGGATATAGAATGTAAAGAGAAGAGTGCATGCACTTATATAGTTAATGAATTATCATAACAATCCTAGCACCATGGAAGATCTCATAACCCACAACAAGCCTCGAGATCTATCACTACCCAGCTGGCATATTTTTATATAGTGCAGGAGCATTTGAAATAAATTTGTAAATTGAGATACAGACAAATAGAGAGATGAGCGCTACCTAACAATCTTCACAATGATCAccaacctcttttttttttcattctaaaATCAGCACAGGCAATGTCCAAAAGCACTTGTGGTACATGCACAAGTCCTTTGGTAAGACACAAAGAGGAGAGAACAAGATTATGactgattatttatttattttcaccTTGTGTCACATGAAGTACTTGATGGTTTTCTTAAATTACATAAAAGAAACATCACAGTCAAAACACAAAAGCACCTGCTTATTCACTCGATCAAATGACTATAAATAGCTTAAAAATCTAAATTCCAATTCATATAAGGTCAGCCATTTAGCTCCAACACATTTTAATCAAAATAAATAGGGAACACAAAAGATAATATTGGGAATTGAACTATGCTTTCTAAAAAATTAGGCACCACGAATTCTTAACTTAAAAAAAGTACTACACCAAAGTAAAAAGAATCTCACCATAGATTCTTCATCGCCCTCACCGAACCGCAAGGCCAAATCACAGAGAGCTTGTGTAGTGGACTCAACAGTCATGGGCTCACCATAAGAGAATCTATGGTTCTATTGAAAGGGGAAGGGAGGGAAAAACAACAAGGCCAAGTCAGCAATTTACCACTAGCATACAAATACTTGAAGGTCGAGAAAGATGACCTAAATACCTGAGTTTCAACTCGTGCATGTTCCACAAGAGTCCGTGCATCAGCTATCAATCCACTCATTGCACAACCAACATGCTCATCAATTTCCATAATTTTCTCCACACTGCTTGGCTCCTATAAGAATATCAAAACTGTTCCATGAACGAGGAATACACAGAATAAAATATCAGGCGACTAGCATGTTACCTATTTTTGAGCGCAGGAATTTGAATCATAGTCAAGCAAGCAATAAACAAAAAGATTATCATTCATCATCAGGAAGATACCCAATCCTATATTCCACAAATCCATAATTCACTTTACTAGGTGAAGCTCTACCAGCACTTCTAATTGGTGAACTATTGCTAAAAAATTTAACTTTCACTCAATTACAGTCCAGGAAGAAGTAAAAATCAGTTCTCGATACCACGACGACTTGTGAAGTCCAATGCACAAAAACATGAACCTAATCATCAAAACAATATAGAAGTACTAACATATAACCGACctcaaataataataacaattaaaaaatAATAGAGAAAACAAGGGTTACAAACCAGAAGGGGTGAAGTAATACGCTTCTCCACAGCAAGAACGACTCCTTCCTTAGTCTTTAATCCAATTGCAGTTGAACCCAGCTTCAAAAATtagaataaaataacaacaatatccaTCAGCTATTTCAGCCACACAAAAAAAGTTTACACTCAGAAAATATCTTACCTTGATGGCTTCAATAGCATATTCAACTTGAAACAACCGGCCTTCAGGAGAGAAGGTGTTAACACCTCTATCGTACTCAGTTCTTCACACCCAATTCCCAAAACACAAGAAAACACAAAATCATTCATTCCGATTTAGTTGAAAAAACAAGATCAAGAATTAAGCCCCAAACAAAATGCAAATTTTACCTAGTGAGAAACATCTCTCTGTTGATATCTGTCACAGATTCAGAATCTCTATGCAGAGAAGTACTGTAATAGCTTTGCCCAGTTAAGCCGAGTTCTGTTTGAACTGAAGAttacttttttcttcttctttaaacTTGATTAGCAAGCCATAGTTGCAAGCAAAGGtctatttttttggaatttggaCTGTTGCTTTACTTTTTACTCCGTATTCTGAATGGATATAAGCCCATTAACTTGGGAAGGAGGAGATAAAAGTCTTGGGCCCAAGAAATGCCTTGGGCTCAAAGTGAGAACACATTGAAAGAAGATTTACACAAATAGTCGGTCAAATTCACTATTTATTTTTTAGCCATACATATAGATTATGCATTAGTTATATGGAAAAGGACCAAAAATGCCCCTCTACTACGCGACATTGAGGGGATTTGCCCTCCGTTAAAACTTTGACCCTGGCCTACCCCTCCTATTAATACCTTGGGCCAAAAATGCCCCTTTTTCGTTCCCTACCCAACAGAAAATAATTTAGGGATACATTAGAGTTAATTATATTATCAATTAATAAGATTTGACTATTTgactttttaattaatattttaaattactTTTTAACCTGACCCATTATAATCTAAGTGGACCCGACCCAATCCTGCTCTTTTAACCACAATCTATCCTCGTTTTTATCTCATAACTCTCggaattgttataaatatattatattattgatgttcatttagtactccgttgtaaataagctttctgaagaaacttatccatatgggactccaccgtaaatatgtttatctatttagtactctattggaaataagcttcctgatcacttcggtacccggttatggataaatattacccccggtagaagattatccatatcgggtataataagcttatcctttcagtacctagttatggataaacattacccccggtagaagattatccataccggatacAATAAGCTtgtcctttcagtacccagttatggataaacattacccccccccggtagaagattatccatatcgggtataataagcttatcctttcagtactctgttatggataaacattgctctcagtagaagattatccatatctggtatagtagcagcttacacagcaacttcttttcttctataaatagaagagatttcagttcattatgtacatcagtttgaattcgaataatataacagtttctctctatacttgtctttactttacagtctttattttataacacgttatcagcacgagactctgacatctcgagcaaatactttgaaagtattagaggtaagaactttcttttcctaaataatgtcaaatctttctaaacttgaatttgtagccctggatatatcgggcaaaagctataTGTCTTGGGtgtttgatgctgaaattcatcttgatgcgatgggtctggcagacaccatcaaggataaaaatcaggcatcaaaccaagaccgtgccaaagcaatgatattcctacgccatcaccttgatgagggcctgaaaatggaatatctcactattaaagatccagtcatactgtggaataatttgaaagatagatatgaccacctgaagatggtcgttcttccacaggcacgttatgattggactcatctaaggctacaagattttaaatctatcagtgagtataattctgctatgttcagaattatttcccaattgaaattatgtggtgataatattactgatcatgatatgttggagaaaactttcaccatttttcatgccttgaatatgctcctgcagcagcaatatcgagagatgggatttaaaaagtattttgaacttatctcacatcttcttatagcagagcaacataatgggctattaatgaaaaatcatgaaagccgacctactggttcttgtccattccctgaagtgaatgagacgaacttccaccaagctaaagtggaagaggtcgtggccccagttgtggtcatggccgtggtcggggaagaaaccccaatcatggtaataataatgcaccaaagaagcctcctcaccaccagtagtggaaaaggaaggaacaaaagcatgaagcggtgcaagcgccaaatgcagaaaatgcatgctacaGATGTGGAGGAAAaaggcactggtcacgtacctgtcgtacgccaaagcacctggttgagctttatcaagcctccctgaagaagacagagaaaaatgttgaagcaaattttatttctgaagataatttagacttcatgcatttggatgtagctgattactttgcactcccagaaggagaaacaagtcatgtaatcggtagtgaatctgtagaaatgtaaatattttaatttttgttgtttgtaatagatagtatggttatgtaattgttgtacataaataaaagttatgctttgataatgatgtttactataatatattttatttatgttattttgaagaatatggataaccctcaaattatgtttggatcaa contains:
- the LOC104246562 gene encoding uncharacterized protein; translation: MGNLKNLLITLLLLSFFLLSSSSSSSSSSSSNKFQPRNLGSSLSDNNKAPSPYDQYDHIKNSEPFNFLKKQAGEGEGLQLSTKDKRKKKKKARLNMKRKRDNKNSEYYSSRSFSAMLPKGFVPPSGNSPCHNTYPNSVTFFCDLSTPKVP
- the LOC104246563 gene encoding proteasome subunit alpha type-5-like; this encodes MFLTRTEYDRGVNTFSPEGRLFQVEYAIEAIKLGSTAIGLKTKEGVVLAVEKRITSPLLEPSSVEKIMEIDEHVGCAMSGLIADARTLVEHARVETQNHRFSYGEPMTVESTTQALCDLALRFGEGDEESMSRPFGVSLLIAGHDENGPSLYYTDPSGTFWQCNAKAIGSGSEGADSSLQEQYNKDLTLKEAETIALCILKQVMEEKVTPNNVDIARISPTYHLYSPSEVEEVISRL